caactgtttcggatttgaattaaagtgctcttctcgactgggagtcgactcgacttaacctggagtcgactccccaaagtctgaagctgacctggcacttttggagtcgactcattccaaggaatccatagatgtattcttcaactttgctcactcgagtcgactcggaaattctgggagtcgactcggcgctcagagtccgaactttcgatcttctgtcttttggctcgtgccgtcttggagtcgactcggactgtttcggagtcgactcggctctcagtatccgaaaaacagtcttctgtctttttggggtagcgctgccttggagtcgactcgaactgtcttgaagtcgactcgcctctcagagacgacaatactgtcttctgtctttttggggacgcgccgtctcggagtcgactcgggctttgcgggagtcgactcggctctcagtgtccgaaagttgctctctgacttttgccttgtattacactggaagtcgactctcgcttcctttggagtcgacctgccaaccatcggagtcgactcgcattcctcaggagtcgactcggctctcagagtccaaaataacttctctgtcgttctgtctgtaactccctggagtcgactcgcgctcttcaggagtcgactcgttgacaggttttgagttggatctttctgtctgtctgtctgttctcagtcggagtcgactcgtaatgtacaggagtcgacttgagcctgtgccagtgcttctgatacgcttgggatcactcgtaatatcccggagtcgacttgagtcTCAGACTTTTGGTTCACATTGTGTTCTTTATTTATCCAAATTGTatcgaaccaaatctagagacacttaaccataaatttacaagaattttactgaaacactagattgatttcattagtaaacataagatatactcaaatgctttgagctcatcaaaatcaaatagggttataatcaatcactccacaactcCTTTTGGGGTTGGTTAGTGGACTCGTAATTGTTTTTTCTAGATTTCATCTCTCTCAAATCTCTAAAAAAGCTTTCAAGGGCCATTTCTCTTGTGTCAATCTATTGATTTGGACGATTATAATATTCCTTTTTGAGTGTGGCGGGCTCTAAATGTTATCACATTGATCTTTTAGAGATTTGATTGTCCTTGATTTTATGGGACATATGTCATCGTTTAGTTGATGGGCTAAGCTAGGAGGCAAGATATCAGGGGATGGCGACTCTGGACCATATTACATATAATTCGGATAATAAAACTTTATAaccataaaatataaaatattactaaataaataataataaattaagttAATAACAAATTAATgtggttatttatttttttaaaaaatttatgagtgttatataaaaataaatacatatagAATTAGATATCTGGATATGAATCAAGCATTTatctatttatatccatatctatttttttttatagatataaaaataattataaatattagtCAAATGTGCATATTTCTGTACCTGGATCCTATGAATATTATTCAATCACTTTTATCTCTAACCTAAATTATATCTTGTTGCCATTCACCTACCAATTGTATTTTTCTTCCGATTTTACCCCTCTGACCTCCACCGCTGACGACTCCCTTTCGTTGAACGTTTGTCCATAAACCTACCTCCAACCTACCtcccttctctgtttttttATTACACCTACCTCCCTCTACTTTTAATTTCTCCTTAAATCTAAGAATAAACCGCCTCCTCTCTCTGTGCTCCCATGGCTTCGATCTCCAAGCTCTCAAACCCTCCCCTCGCCGCCTCTTCTCCTCGCTCCTCTTCCGCTCTCCGATCTGAGCCGAAACTCTCTCTCAGCTTCCGCACGGGAGTTCCGATTCAGAGGCGAGTATCGCCTCTCCGCCTGTCGATTCGAACCGATCGCGTCGAGAGGAGCTTTTTGGTGTATGCTTCTCTTATCTCTCCATCCTTTTTCTCGCTTtaggtttgatttttttttctttatatctaTGGATCTCAATGCATTATTTGAGCAGCAGAGTAGctcaaagattctgaaagatcgcttcttttttgttacaAATTTGTGTTTTGATTACTGGTATTGATGGATTTTTGATGTGTCTTGTTCTTATGATTGTCTGAGCCTTCGAGTCTCTGCTAGCATAAATGAATTAGGAGTCGTGGTGATGGGGAGAGGTCGGCTCTGTTATAGGCGGTCTAGTTATCACTGGCTGAGAACTTGAAAAGCTTGAGTTGATTTGGTTTGATTTCCTTGTTGTAATAGACTTGGATTAGGTTTATGTTTGTAACTAGACACTTTCGAAGTCTAAAATGATCCTCTGTTCAAGCTTTAAATAGCATATATATAGTTTTATTGAAAGTTCAAATTATTGTACATGGTCCTATGTATTGCTGTCTCAAAGGAATCTGAACTGACCTAACCTATGTTGGTAAGTTATTtacgtagtttttttttttttttttgttctttatttattttcatcagTTCTGAAATGTCTCTCTCTTGAATTTGAGCGTTATTTGTTAAAATAGGATGATAATTAGCATTTTGGTACATTAAAAATTGATTTCCATGTCGGATTGCACTGAGAGCCTACGGAGTGACACCCAGAACAGGAAAGGATTTTGAAACACAAGGatgcaaaatattaaaaaattagcAAGCCTCGACTCTCATTTCCTattgttaaaaaaatgataGTAGAGGTAATGCATTGGTTCTAGAACTCTTAAAAGGATTAGTCAGTTTATATATAGATGTAGAAtgctctaatagatgaaaagatGTGTAGAGAAAGAGCTacctaataaaaatattaatttaagatATTTGGGGCCGTGAGAGACTGAATTCAACACCCCCAAGTGAATAAAGTTTCCAGAAACAAAAAggtttttgaaattttgtgttAGTAATACAAGCATGGATGCATGCATcctatgtgtatgtatatgtctATAGATGCATCTGCAAGCGTATGCATGCCTGTGCATGCAACCCTTCGCAGCCATTAGCAATAGGTTTTCTGTTCTCTAATTTTTACTGTTATCCTGGTTTTCTGAATTGGTACTTTatgacttttctttttcttcttttatgaaCTCTATATTCCAGGAGATGTTCCCAACAAGATAGAAATGGTGCTCCAGCAAAGAGTACAACACTCCATGATCTTTATGAGCAGCAAGGGCAATCTCCATGGTATGATAATCTTTGCCGCCCAGTAACAGATCTGCTTCCACTCATTACAAGTGGAGTGCGAGGAGTTACTAGCAATCCAACGGTAACTTATTCTATCTTTACTTTCATACATAgttacatatattaatacatttcTCTCTTAAGATTTCTGCATCAGATATGTTGAAAGTTAAAAAGGGCCTTTTCTTAACATTTTTGATCTTTTGGCTTCTAATCTGATTATCCGCTTTGCCTGCTACTGTTGCAGATTTTCCAGAAAGCAATCTCATCATCCAGTGCCTATGATGAACAATTTAGGTAATCTGGCTAACTATGTATCTACCTCCACCTCTTTAATTCTCTATGCATACCACATCACCTAATGCAGATTTTCTTTATGAATCAATTTTTACCTATTTTGTCACTCAAACTTTTAGTGTTTATTTTTCCAATCAATGCTAAATTGAATGTCGCTACTGAAATAATGGGTCGATGTATAATATCTTTAGGACAGCAGCAATTGCTGGATTTTTGTTAACCTTTGTATTCTATGGAAAACATAGCAATTGATTATTATGTAGGTAGTTTACTCTTCATATTGATTACTTGGTTCATCCTTTCTCCTATATTGTGCAGAATATTCTCTAGAAATCATTACTTACGCAAAAAGTGCTGACATTGGCTTTTTTTAACAATTTCCCATTTCCCTCCAGCGAAGAATGACTAGTTCATACAACACCAAATAATGGATAGTAATGAGCACATAGAGATTGCTATTTCTTACAATGACATAGATATTATTTGTAATTTTTCACTGGTAAATTATTTCTCACTTTGCCTATCATGATTATCTCATCATCGAATTGGTGGCAGACCATGCTAGGTTGGCCTTGAAACagaatgttatattattatggtCAAAAGCTTTATATTTTTTGGCCATCATATATTATGTCATGATTGGAAAGTCCTTTTGGTTTTCTATTAATTGGTAGTTGAGGCTTAAAAGACATATTTTTAAAAGTATAGGGTTGTTTTTCTTGAAAGTCAGTCCCATGTGAAACACATCATAAGAAAAAGACTAAAAACATCCTCCAATAAAATTAATTTCATTTCTCATTAATATAGTCTAGGCCTTTTCCATATCAATGTTGCAAACCAGTATCAGCCTTCTATCTTTTATAATGCAAGCATTCATTCCATTGTGATGGATCTCTCTGAAAGAAGGTACCGGACAGCAAATGTTGGATGTTGTGAACATAATTTAGTTTTTCGCCATCATGTATTATATCATGATTGACAACTACTTTTCATTTTCTATTTATTGGCAATCAGGACCCAAGAGccataattttgaaaaaatagggTTGGATTTTTTGAAAGTCAGTCAACGTCGAAAACACATCACGGGAAAAGAGATAATTGGCATCCTCCAATGAAATAAGGAAATTTCTTAATTATTGTAGTCTAACCCTTTTCCATATCAATGTTGCAAACCAACACGACCCTTTTTGCTTTTAGAATGGAAGTTTTCATGCCCAATGTGATCTATCTCTCTCAATGAAGGTGGACAGCAAAAAAATGGATGTTGTGAACATAGTTTGGTGAATGTATTTCATCCTATTCAGCTGTTTTTTCACTATTTTGATAATTGTGTGTGCCTTCAAGCTCATACTATGTGATAATCTCTGAATTCATTATAATTTCAGGCAGCTTGTATCAGCTGGAAAAGACATAGAAAGTGTTTACTGGGCGCTTGTTATAAAGGATATTCAAGATGCATGCAAACTTTTTGAACCTATTTATGATCAAACAGATGGTGGTGATGGTTATGTATCTGTTGAAGTCTCGCCTAGACTTGCAAATGATACCAGTGGAACTATTGAAGCTGCAAAATGGTTGCACAAGGTGGTTAACCGTCCCAATGTCTACATAAAGATTCCAGCTACTGCAGAATGTGTTCCTTCTATAAAAGAAGTAATCTCAAATGGTATAAGTGTGAATGTTACAGTAAGTTCCATTGCTTACACCTGCCTAACCTACTTATTGGACATTAGTTTTAAAATTCCAGAATGTTGCGTGCACTTGTAGAATATGTACTTTACTCCTACCTTGCTTGCTTTAGCAATCATATCTACATGCTTTTGATTTTTATCAAGCTAAATCTTGGTCCCAAACCTAGTACTGGCACCATCTTGGTACATTGTCTAGTTATGATACAGGGGTTGGTTCGGTGTGCCGATACTCAATACATCCCCCATATCATGTGTACCGGTTTGGTTCTGGTACAGTATGATATGCTTAGTACGCACCAGTATGAACCAATATGGCATACTATGATCTGTTGTTTAAATCTGCTGGACAAACAATTCCTTTCTAAAACGCCATGTGTATAATATGAAACTTAATAGCTAATTTACTTTTCCCACGCTTTTGAGAAAACTTCTGTTTCTCCTCCATCTTAACTCTGCCTTCTCTCTTGCTGGAAGGTCTAACCACCCACCAATTGCACCACAGTTTtcctattatatattttatatccttttcaattattttCTCTTATAGTTAGATGCTTAATTTGATGTTATtcgattgttttttttttttttgaattttggtctACATATCATCTCCCTATGAAAATTAATTACTCAATGTTTATTTATCTGCAATCTCTTTTGCATTTAACCTTAGCAATATATTGTTCAAGTGATtgattattatatcttactgatGACAGCTGATCTTCTCACTACCGAGATATGAAGCAGTCATTGATGCTTATTTGGATGGCCTTGAGTCTTCTGGGCTGGATGACCTGTCCAGGATTACCAGTGTGGCTTCTTTTTTTGTCAGCCGTGTCGACACCCTTATAGACAAGATGCTTGAAAAAATTGGGACACCTGAAGCTCTTGAGCTCCGTGGGAAGGTAAAAATCTAAAGGACCTTATTGGAAAGATGGAAAAGCTAGAAATTTAATCatggttttatttttaaaatttctttagGCTGCAGTGGCTCAAGCAGCTTTGGCATATAAGctctatcaaaaaaaattttctggtCCAAGATGGGAGGCTTTGGTAAAGAAAGGTGCTAAGAAGCAAAGATTGTTGTGGGCATCAACCAGTGTTAAGAATCCTGCATATCCTGACACTTTGTATGTGGATCCTCTCATTGGACCTGATACGGTGAGCTTCAGAATTCTTTCTTGTTCAGTTATACTTCTAAAATTTTCACCATGTATACTACAGAAAAAGATGCTGTTTTACATAGAGAGcggctcttttcttttctttttctttttcttgttttgttgATCTGTATATTAGTGTCATCAGCAAATCCAGATTTGTTCGTCACATGAGCATTCTTATATGGTACACCTGAATACGATGAAGAGTAATCTGATTCAGAGGACTGGATATTATTAACTAGGAAACAAAGCATTAGGAGAATTGGTGATTTCCCATGGAGTTCATCTATTTGATAAAGCGATTCAGGCAAATCAATTCTCAATTGTAGTTTTACACTTGCTAATTATTTAGCAATTCTTTCAGCTGTGTGAGGTGATGGACTTATAATTTCTTGAGCAACAGTTAGATAGGTTCCACACAGTTTGGCTTTTTGTTCGAAATGTGGATAACTTGGATTCTAATCTGGTTTTGCCACCGAATTATATGCTCTTACATCattattctaattttttttgtcaaagATAATGTAAAATGCTACTATTTTGAGCATGCAGGTTTCAGTCTGGTATATTCTAATTCTAGTTAATTCAAGCTGATGGTTATGGCCTTCAGATCCCCTAAAAAAGGTTAAAGACTTCCGAGAGCACTGGTTACTAAATTATGCACATGTTTGTTGTTCTATGCTTTCAGGTTTCAACCATGCCTGATCAAGCTCTGCAAGCATTCATTGACCATGGCACTGTTTCGAGGACCATCGACTCAAATCTGTCAGAGGCTGAGGGTGTCTATAGTGCACTCCAGAAGTTGGGCATTGACTGGAACAAGGTTGGGTCTCAGCTTGAAGTTGAAGGAGTCGACTCCTTCAAGAAGAGCTTTGATAGCTTGCTTGTTAGCCTGCAAGAGAAGGGTGATTCCCTCAAGCTGGTCAGTCTTTAGGTGAAACCTAGTGGTTCAGTTCCCAGCAATCAGCTGTCCTAAATAAACTTGGGTTGGTTTTTTCTACTCATAATTTGTACTTCATGATAAGTTGTGTGCTTTGTGTACTAAGCAGGTTGTGAATAAATTGGTTTCTGAAGTCATTTTCATGTTAACTAGTTAGCAAGATATAGCACCATTTTTCTGTTCTATGAATTTTCAGAAGGAATCAAAACCAGCAAAGATGTCAAGGAAATAGATTGGTAGCCAGCAATCCTTCACCCGTTGGGACTTCACCCGTAACATTTCCAGAAAAGCAGGTTGACGTGTCTCATGGGGTTGGCAGCCCTCAAGGATAGATCATAGATTTATTGCATTTTACTAGATATCCAAATGCAGCCGATAGGCGCAGTTTAATGCTTCTGAAGTAAGTTTAAATCTTTTGATAGTTTTAGGAGGCTAATAGCTTTTAAAGCTTATGAAACCAAACCATCATAAGAATTCTGTGGTTTGGTTTTGCTATTTGTTTATGACCTCTTGAAATAGAACTCCAGTGGTTTTGTATTGATCATGGAACGTAAATACCATTGAGCATGAATCATGCTAAACTGGAGAAAGAATTAAACAGTTTCAGATACGTGTTTCTTCTGTATTGCAGAGATTCGAATAACATGTACATGAATTGGAGAAATTCAGTAgggaaatttctttttttctagaaTTTGATCAACAAGGAGCACACTGATCTGGCTTAGCAACTGGAACAATTAGAAAAAGTGGAAGGAATAATCTTATGTCCTACCTACTTTATGTTCGTGTAGTGAAACTCTCAAGTTAAGGGGCGAACAATTTGAGAATCTTGCACAGGAGACAAATCTTAAATGTCGCATAAAACATGGTTACCCTAGCAATCTGGCAGAGGttgaataataaaaattaacagAAACAGGTTTTTTGCCTACTATGAGTGCTATGATGTATTAAACCAACCTGTTAATGAGATGTGATTGCATTCCCGTGCAAATTGTCACCCCGCTCCCCCTCTCATGGCCTCCACTGAGGGTTTTGTAATTTCTAGGAACAAGGAGCGCTGATAGATGTTTTTGCAAGTGAGGCTTTGTTCAAATTCAATGTACTCTCATTTTCTAATTAAAGAATTTCTTCCATTTATAATGTTGAATTTCTCTTCTTCAGCATGGTCATCAGAGATATGTAAAACTAGAATTAGACATATGATGAACATAAACCTAATCTCTAGAATGAACTTAGGTCCAATGTCTAAATGTGAGATTCATGCTCAGGATAAAGACCTGAAAATCTTTTTGAGCTATAGAAAGAAACAGCAAAATCCTTAAACTTGTTATAATGATGTGCTTGACTCTACTAATATTCCTACCGGGGATAAAGTTTGACAATGTTGCTATTTAGAGCTAGACTGACAGGACAACTAAAATATTTAGGTTTGATCCAGGCGAAAAATATACCTAAAATTAAATAACCCTATTCTATgaaaaacatgaatttaaatGAGATCATTAGTTTATACACACCACAATTAAATAGAGCAGCTGAGAGGAAGAAGCATATTTTAATAGAAATAATAAACCTTATGGTCATCAGCTCGTGCACCAAGAATTTGTAAGAGGATGCTGTACCTTCTATGAGCTACATTCTTCTGACTCCCTATAGAGATAGTGATATGAACTCGCTTAAACTTTGCaatgtgcatgtgtgtgtgtacacacacacatacatacatacatatatatatatatatacatatacatatacatatatgtatatgtatacataaaCATATATAATGTATGGATGGATGAACTAGGCTTCTTTCAAAAGGATTTGGGGCCGAAGCTGGTTGAATCCCGGACCCTCTAGCCTGCATGAATCATAGAGCGACCACTTTTTTTCTTTAACGTTAATGTTTTCCATTTGggaaggaaaagcaaaagaaaaagatatttaATGAGATGGGATGGAAGGCCATGCGCGGCCCTATCCCTCCGTCTCTTCGTTTCAAACCAGCaggctccctctctctctctgtatttTTTCTGGAGAGaaattcttctctctctcacacTCCTCTCTCTCTGTCCCCCTCTTCTTAacacctctcttctctctctctcagccgGAAGGAAAtacctctcttctctcttacctggccagaAGGAAGACCTTGTATCCCCCTCTCTTTATCTCGCTCGTAAGgaaactcctctctctctcacacacaccatacacctctctctctgtctccccCGGAAAGAAAACTTTATTCTCTCTTGCTCGAAAGGAAGACTTCAAACCATCAAACGATCCTTCTCAGCCGCTCGTCGAAGTCCATTCTTCTCCGCCTCCCTCTTGCTAGGTACCTCTTGCTCTCTTTTTGTCGGTGAAAAAAAAACCACAAACACTCCATcgccaaaaaatatttttccccaCCTTCTTCCCCTGCTctgcctccctccctcccttcctccactGCTCTACCTCACCCTCACCCCCCACACcgccccgccccccccccccccccccccctctcctaTGCTCTCTTGCTTCGCATGCAAGGAGAAGCTTGTCATGATCGGAAGAAGCTGAGATGGAAGCATGAATGTACTTCAGAACTCTACATAGTGGAACCAAATTACAGTTTCCATTGTAAGTGGTAGCATGCTCAAGCAATTTGAGATAAGTATAGAAGTGTAATTTGAATATATGTACTACTCATGCATTGAGCTTAGCTTAACTCTATTATTTGTTTCACTAATTATATCAAATTATACTGCAGATGGAAGTGGAAAGTATGTACAATGATAACATGGCAACCATCTTCAGCACACCAAGCAATATTGTAGATAGAGGAAGCATATGGCTGATTATATATCACTCGACGATACTTCCCTATCTGGTGATCAGGTAGAGAGGCCAACTCAGCCAACAGATGGTATTGATGAGCCTCTTAATGAGGAAGAGCAACTATTATTTGATTGCAACACTGATCTTTTAGCACTGCATGATGGCATGTCTTCGATAGTCTAGAAGAAGCAATGGGAGCATGCAACCAATATTTATATCACAAAGGGTTTGGTATTTGGAAAGGATCATCTTATTGATCTTCCAAGGTTAATGAAATCACCAGGTAAGAATATGCATGTTGCAAAGAAGGAATATATAAGCCTAAGATCAAGAAACCTGTCAATGAAGAAGCTCGTGAAAGACCTACAATGCCACGCAAGGATGCATAGAGCATCTGCACTAGATGCAAAGCAAAAGTGAGCATTAGGAAGAATGAAGTTGGCAAGTGGGAGGTCATAATATTTGTTAATGTTCACAATTATGAGCTCATTCATAGGCCATCTAAAACTCGCTTCCCTCAATCACACGGAAAGATTACCGCAGAAGATAGAGAATTTATAAGGAATTTACATGAGCTACTCAACAAATTATGGGTGCTATCTCATAACTACATAGAGGTATATGCAATGTAAGCTTTTCTAGGAAGGATCTGAGCAACCTTAGATCCAACCTCTGAAAACAATTATTCAACATTGACTTTCAGACAATAGTTAATCATTTCCAATCTTTACAAGCTGATAATCCAACCTTTGTTTACGCCATCTAATTAGATGCCAACAACAGTGcgcaaaataatttttaaattgatAGGAGATCTAGAATGTCTTACCAGTTCTTCAGTGGTGTGGTCACTTTTGACACCATGTACATGACGAATAAATACAGCATGGCCTTTTAGCACCATTTGTTAGCATTAACAACTACTTGCAGTTTCGGCCTATGGCCTCGTCCCCCTCGGGGGGAGTCCTTACAAGTTTAAAAAGGAAAGTCCTCGTTTCGTTCGGCTTGGAAAGCCTCACTTCACTTCTTTTTTGAAGCGTGGATTTCCTCTATAAAAATGAATTTTAAAGTGGGTGAAATTTGATCCGATTATATCTGCCTTAAAGTCAAACTTTTATCGGATGACTTTTCACATAAAATAATATCTGAAAATGTATCACCTAGTTGAAAAAGCTTTCCCGAGTAAATCCTTCTAATGACCCATTTATCTACGGCACTGATGGATTAGGATTTATTATTGCTGAAGTAGTTCTCCGCCAGGTCTAGGGCCCTAGACTAGAGGTGGTGCACTAGTACAAGATGAGAGCACAGAATCTTTTATTTGGGTCTTCCAAAATTTTCTAGAGGTAATGTATGGCAAGCACCCAAAATACATCTTCACCGATCAAGACCTAGCCATGAAAAAGTCAATTGAGCAAGTGTTTCCTAATATCGTCCCCCGATTTTGCAAGTGGCATGTCATGAAGAATGTCAGAGAACGTCTGACTATTCTGTTTAATATAAAGGAAGGACTGAAGGATGATCTTCACCATTGCATCAATGCTTCTATTTCTCTAGAGCAATTTGACTATCGGATGAATGTCTTTATCAAAAAGCAATCCTTGGAGTCCAACACTTTCCTTCAACTCCCATTCAGCATACGAGACTAACGGGTACCTCCATACTCTAGACACATATTCTTCACTTCCATATCTACAACACAACGTAATGAAAGTATTCACTCCCTATTCAAGGATTTTGTTGACAATCATATGAACATTTTCAAGTTTAGGACTCAATATGAAGCAGCAGTCTTGGAGAGCCAATATGACCAAGAGGATGAGGACTTCTGTACGATGCATTCACAGTTGGCTTTATGGCCTACATACCGAACTAAGAAGCATGCTCTTGAATTGTATACCCTAAGTGTATTTGAAGTGTTTAGGGTGCAACTCAAAATGACCATCATGTATAATATGGAGAAGGTTGAGGAGTGCAACTTGGATCATTAGATCGATGCTTCCAATGGGAACTAAAACAAGAGAACACCATATTATATATAACATGTGTTATGACAGATGAGAAATTTTCTAGTATGTGTCTAATATTTGAATTCAATGATATTCTCTGCACTCACGTCTTAAGAGTTCTTATTCATCTAAAAATTCATCATCCCTGCACTGTACATATTTAAGCGTGGGACCAAATATACAAAGGATACGACTATGAGGGCAACTGAAGGTTAGGAGGACAAGTCGTCAAAAGCTATAAGATATAATGGGCAatgtaaaaagtttttaagattAGCTTATGATGGTTGTACCTTCCACAA
This is a stretch of genomic DNA from Phoenix dactylifera cultivar Barhee BC4 chromosome 9, palm_55x_up_171113_PBpolish2nd_filt_p, whole genome shotgun sequence. It encodes these proteins:
- the LOC103697961 gene encoding transaldolase-like, yielding MASISKLSNPPLAASSPRSSSALRSEPKLSLSFRTGVPIQRRVSPLRLSIRTDRVERSFLVRCSQQDRNGAPAKSTTLHDLYEQQGQSPWYDNLCRPVTDLLPLITSGVRGVTSNPTIFQKAISSSSAYDEQFRQLVSAGKDIESVYWALVIKDIQDACKLFEPIYDQTDGGDGYVSVEVSPRLANDTSGTIEAAKWLHKVVNRPNVYIKIPATAECVPSIKEVISNGISVNVTLIFSLPRYEAVIDAYLDGLESSGLDDLSRITSVASFFVSRVDTLIDKMLEKIGTPEALELRGKAAVAQAALAYKLYQKKFSGPRWEALVKKGAKKQRLLWASTSVKNPAYPDTLYVDPLIGPDTVSTMPDQALQAFIDHGTVSRTIDSNLSEAEGVYSALQKLGIDWNKVGSQLEVEGVDSFKKSFDSLLVSLQEKGDSLKLVSL